In Ignavibacteriota bacterium, one genomic interval encodes:
- a CDS encoding cytochrome c, which produces MQDDKNIETEINFKELVKSPSRLFGWIFPYYAVLFLIVGIYFIKHMDVTSFNSVPAIQTDSLTINVNVEPKKGGVLPAVDLKLILSPTNELIEKGKTLFKTNCASCHGDNGNGDGAAAAALNPKPRNFHQADGWTNGRNFSNIFSTLQKGVPNTGMIAYEFIPVEDRIAIIQFIRTFTDFPAVSDEEIASMDQTYGLSKGVISPSNIPIDVAEKKIEEENQQFISKVDSILAKVNLNSDAEVLNIFNNYVLDKKRVAEVFSRDFVQNKDAEIFISKIIVAPVANGFKPNIVELSKGELIKLYNVLSKSVS; this is translated from the coding sequence ATGCAAGATGATAAAAATATTGAAACAGAAATAAATTTCAAGGAATTGGTAAAATCTCCATCAAGATTATTCGGCTGGATATTTCCTTATTATGCTGTTTTGTTTTTAATAGTTGGAATTTATTTTATTAAACATATGGATGTAACTTCTTTTAATAGTGTACCTGCAATTCAAACGGATTCATTGACAATCAATGTTAATGTTGAACCGAAAAAAGGCGGAGTTTTACCGGCGGTAGATTTAAAATTGATTTTAAGTCCAACAAATGAGCTAATTGAAAAAGGAAAAACATTATTTAAAACAAATTGCGCTTCTTGTCATGGAGATAATGGAAACGGTGACGGCGCCGCTGCGGCTGCGTTAAATCCTAAACCAAGAAATTTTCATCAGGCAGATGGCTGGACAAACGGAAGAAATTTCTCCAATATATTTTCAACTTTGCAGAAAGGCGTACCAAATACCGGAATGATCGCGTATGAGTTTATTCCTGTAGAAGATCGTATTGCAATCATACAATTTATTAGAACTTTTACTGATTTTCCTGCAGTTTCCGATGAAGAAATTGCAAGCATGGATCAAACATATGGATTATCCAAGGGTGTAATTTCACCTAGTAATATTCCAATTGATGTCGCTGAAAAGAAAATTGAAGAAGAGAATCAGCAATTTATTTCTAAAGTGGATTCAATTCTAGCAAAAGTAAATTTAAATAGTGACGCGGAAGTTTTAAATATTTTTAACAATTATGTTTTAGATAAGAAAAGAGTTGCAGAAGTTTTTTCAAGAGATTTTGTACAAAATAAAGATGCTGAAATTTTTATTAGTAAAATTATTGTTGCTCCAGTTGCAAATGGTTTTAAACCTAATATTGTTGAATTATCAAAAGGCGAATTGATAAAACTTTACAACGTTTTATCTAAATCCGTTAGTTAG
- a CDS encoding DUF3341 domain-containing protein, protein MSEKLYSYTALFNTPDEIIHAAKVITEKGYTKFDVNTPYPVHGMDNAMKLPPSKLGFVTLFAGLSGIILALGTMGWMMGIDYPNVIGGKPFFPLPAFIPITFEITVLLATLTTVSTLLFFFFKLPNNKHPLHDTNYIKNVSSDKYGICIEAIDPIFNEVQVKDLLNSLHAFVVEPVYFDKEELEYKPKITEPKFVALLVGVAIFVSISTYLHMNKLMYVTPFNWMEKQDKSIAQSPSKYFKNGSSMLKPVERSVARGFIPYQFKDKPDDAGKFLVNPLIPDNDNLALGKNKFNIYCSPCHGYLAEGDSRLRGQFPNPPSLHSEKVRNWSDGRIYHVIVEGQNVMPSYAYQLSREERWAVINYIRVLQRSLNAKESDL, encoded by the coding sequence ATGAGTGAAAAATTATATTCTTATACAGCGCTTTTTAATACGCCTGATGAAATTATTCATGCAGCGAAAGTAATTACTGAAAAAGGATATACAAAATTTGACGTTAATACTCCATATCCAGTGCACGGTATGGATAATGCTATGAAATTGCCGCCTTCAAAATTAGGTTTTGTTACACTTTTTGCCGGATTAAGTGGTATTATATTAGCTTTAGGTACAATGGGATGGATGATGGGCATTGATTATCCGAATGTAATTGGAGGCAAACCATTTTTCCCATTACCTGCTTTTATACCGATTACATTTGAAATTACTGTGCTTTTGGCAACTTTAACAACAGTTTCTACATTATTGTTTTTCTTTTTCAAGCTTCCGAATAACAAACATCCTTTGCATGATACTAATTATATTAAAAACGTTTCGTCGGATAAATATGGAATTTGCATTGAAGCAATTGATCCTATTTTTAATGAAGTTCAAGTAAAAGATTTATTAAATAGCCTTCACGCATTTGTTGTTGAACCAGTATATTTTGATAAAGAAGAATTAGAATATAAACCGAAAATTACCGAACCTAAATTTGTTGCACTTCTAGTTGGAGTTGCGATTTTTGTTTCCATTTCTACCTATTTACATATGAATAAATTGATGTATGTAACACCTTTTAATTGGATGGAAAAACAGGATAAATCTATAGCTCAATCTCCATCAAAGTATTTTAAAAATGGATCAAGCATGCTGAAGCCGGTTGAAAGATCAGTTGCTAGAGGTTTTATTCCATATCAATTTAAAGATAAACCCGATGACGCCGGAAAATTCTTAGTGAATCCATTAATTCCAGATAATGATAATTTAGCATTAGGTAAAAATAAATTTAATATATATTGCAGTCCATGTCACGGATACTTAGCGGAAGGAGACAGCCGTTTAAGGGGACAGTTCCCAAATCCGCCGAGTCTGCATTCGGAAAAAGTTAGAAATTGGTCCGACGGAAGAATTTATCATGTAATTGTTGAAGGTCAAAATGTTATGCCTTCATACGCATATCAGCTTTCAAGAGAAGAAAGATGGGCTGTAATAAATTATATTCGTGTTCTCCAAAGATCACTAAATGCTAAGGAGTCTGATTTATAA
- a CDS encoding SCO family protein — MLKIIGHLIFIILLIFAYPSITYSEKNHVEIGIDEHLGSFLNGNLEFKNSDGAKVKLSEVITKPTLLAFVYFKCPGICNNTLTELAWVVDRVELEPGTDFQVLTISIDHNENSEISAQSKKDFLSTLQRKFPESAWTFLTGDSINISYITNEAGFYFKKEGKQYLHPGGIISVSPERKISRYIFGSDFNQFDVKMALLDAKAGKTNPTVAKLLQFCFSYNPEGRNYTLNITRIFGSITLLGVFGFIAYLFISKKKNHKKLKNV; from the coding sequence TTGTTAAAAATAATAGGACACTTAATCTTTATAATTTTGTTGATTTTCGCTTACCCGTCAATCACATATTCTGAAAAAAATCATGTTGAAATTGGCATTGATGAACACTTAGGTTCATTTCTAAATGGAAATCTTGAATTCAAAAATTCAGATGGAGCGAAGGTAAAATTAAGTGAAGTTATAACTAAACCAACCCTTTTAGCATTTGTTTATTTTAAATGTCCCGGAATATGCAACAATACTTTAACGGAGCTTGCTTGGGTTGTAGACAGAGTTGAATTGGAACCCGGTACTGATTTTCAAGTTTTAACAATAAGTATTGATCATAATGAAAATTCTGAAATTTCAGCTCAATCTAAAAAAGATTTTTTATCTACATTGCAAAGAAAATTTCCTGAAAGCGCATGGACATTCTTAACCGGGGATTCTATAAATATATCTTATATAACTAATGAAGCAGGTTTTTATTTTAAAAAAGAAGGAAAACAATATCTTCATCCGGGAGGAATAATTTCTGTTTCACCGGAAAGAAAAATCTCCAGGTATATTTTTGGATCAGATTTCAATCAATTTGACGTTAAGATGGCTTTACTGGACGCTAAAGCAGGAAAAACTAATCCGACTGTTGCTAAATTACTTCAGTTTTGTTTCAGCTATAATCCTGAAGGAAGAAATTATACATTGAACATTACAAGAATATTTGGAAGTATCACATTATTAGGAGTATTTGGATTTATTGCATATTTATTTATTTCCAAAAAGAAGAATCACAAAAAATTAAAAAACGTTTGA
- a CDS encoding quinol:cytochrome C oxidoreductase, with product MFVTSIGLGSLFLIAIEYVSGAVWSTPFRRIAEILASLLLVVPILAIPIYFNIHEIYHWAHLDVVANDEILKHKSPYLNQTFFTIRIVAYFVIWILFYFLITRNSLKQDVTKDQTLTKKNIKLSAFFIPLFAITVTFSAIDWMMSLEPHWFSTIYGVYYFAGTFLSSLACITFLIVYFHEKGMFVKGIVTDHYYSFGALLYGFINFWAYIAFSQYMLIWYANLPEETIWFLNRWEGSWLIFSIVFVFIHFIIPFFALVSQPSKTNGKRLKFMSIWILVAHFMDLYFLVMPTFSPNGVSLGWIELGFFLLAFGIVFLVFSVRAKSVNLIPIGDPKLKRGIDFRL from the coding sequence ATGTTTGTAACCAGTATTGGGTTAGGTTCTTTGTTTTTAATTGCAATAGAATATGTGAGCGGAGCGGTTTGGAGCACTCCTTTTAGAAGAATAGCTGAAATTCTTGCTTCCTTATTATTGGTTGTTCCAATTTTGGCTATACCAATTTATTTTAATATTCATGAAATTTATCATTGGGCTCATTTGGATGTAGTTGCAAATGACGAAATTCTAAAACATAAGAGCCCTTATCTAAATCAAACTTTTTTTACAATCAGGATTGTTGCTTATTTTGTAATATGGATTTTATTTTATTTTCTAATTACAAGAAATTCCCTAAAACAGGATGTTACAAAAGATCAAACTCTTACAAAAAAGAACATAAAATTATCAGCTTTTTTCATACCGTTATTTGCGATTACCGTTACATTTTCGGCAATTGATTGGATGATGAGTTTGGAGCCCCATTGGTTTTCAACCATTTACGGAGTTTATTATTTTGCCGGCACATTTCTTTCTTCGCTTGCATGCATTACTTTCTTAATAGTTTATTTTCATGAAAAAGGGATGTTTGTTAAGGGAATTGTAACTGATCATTATTACAGTTTCGGTGCCTTGCTTTATGGATTTATTAATTTTTGGGCTTATATCGCTTTTAGCCAATATATGTTGATCTGGTATGCAAATCTTCCTGAAGAAACGATTTGGTTTTTAAATAGATGGGAAGGAAGCTGGCTGATTTTCTCAATTGTTTTCGTGTTTATTCATTTTATTATTCCTTTCTTCGCATTAGTTTCACAGCCTTCAAAAACAAACGGTAAAAGATTAAAATTTATGTCAATTTGGATTTTAGTTGCTCATTTTATGGATTTGTATTTTTTAGTTATGCCGACTTTCAGTCCTAACGGTGTTTCACTTGGCTGGATTGAACTTGGATTTTTCTTATTGGCATTTGGCATTGTGTTTTTAGTTTTTTCAGTTAGAGCAAAAAGTGTTAATTTAATTCCCATAGGCGATCCTAAATTAAAAAGAGGCATTGATTTCAGACTTTAA